Proteins encoded by one window of Cucurbita pepo subsp. pepo cultivar mu-cu-16 chromosome LG14, ASM280686v2, whole genome shotgun sequence:
- the LOC111810772 gene encoding glutamic acid-rich protein-like, translated as MGEEDTTKNTIENTKNEASGEDLKTKTSETMENGNNKEDKMKSIVETMENGTTEDDKMTNTVETVTKGTSELEKTNETLPKREENGVKEPEIEQGAGVKAEVMKMEEERKIKDDEEINGEKAKDKKEEANVQAIEEDVNPNDKKSEQSMDIENEGNEDVKDGENEDVKDEVTEDAKDERTEDAKDEGPENAMDEKTEDAKDDNTEDAKTETEDTKDKVEKVDSQMEEDDKELKDKDPNEGKPNKRRKRMSVVKSKGKNQEDEKEEAEIRTPIIDRPVRERKSVERLVASIERHAVKEFQIEKGRGTPLKDIPNVAFKLSRKKADDTFRLLHSIIFGRRGKAFQIKSNISRFSGFVWHGDEEKQKTKVREKIDKCNKEKLLELCDVLDIPVVKATTRKEDIVGKLIEFLIAPHATTTVLTEKEKSSNGKKRKRAVKGEMSTPGDNSSKHPPKSRRKRGNTARSELTKNSSDEDDELEEKEAEEENDKENENEITEKSDDEMSEQPKSEDINDPTDESEEEKPKSSSKSSSRKRGSVRKARSKKARGSNKSDSAKLTAKRTSSSLAKVDDSDASPKVFSRKKNSEKVSKASTPSKSAAKEKPGKKIIKGKDKTKEEKTRPSDDELREAICEILKVVDFTTATFTDILKQLARQFKTDLTPQKSSIKLMIQEELTKLADEAEEEDGNANTEKDGKQVAQEVET; from the exons ATGGGTGAAGAAGATACAACGAAAAATACCATTGAGAATACAAAAAATGAAGCCAGTGGAGaagatttgaaaacaaaaaccagTGAGACCATGGAAAATGGGAACaataaagaagataaaatgaaaagtattGTTGAGACCATGGAAAATGGAACCACTGAAGATGATAAAATGACAAATACCGTTGAGACTGTGACAAAGGGAACCAGTGAACTGGAAAAAACCAACGAGACTTTGCCTAAGAGGGAGGAAAATGGAGTGAAAGAACCGGAAATTGAGCAGGGTGCTGGTGTGAAGGCAGAGGtcatgaaaatggaagaagagcGCAAGATCAAGGATGATGAGGAAATCAATGGAGAAAAGGCGAAGGATAAAAAGGAGGAAGCTAACGTTCAGGCAATTGAGGAAGATGTGAATCCAAATGATAAGAAGAGTGAACAAAGTATGGATATAGAAAATGAAGGGAATGAGGATGTCAAAGATGGAGAGAATGAGGATGTCAAAGATGAAGTAACTGAGGATGCCAAAGATGAAAGAACCGAGGATGCCAAAGATGAAGGACCTGAGAATGCCATGGATGAAAAAACTGAGGATGCCAAAGATGACAACACTGAGGATGCCAAAACTGAAACTGAGGATACCAAAGATAAGGTAGAGAAGGTTGATAGCCAAATGGAAGAGGATGACAAGGAATTGAAGGATAAAGATCCCAACGAGGGGaaaccaaataaaagaagaaagagaatgagtGTGGTTAAATCAAAGGGAAAGAACCAAGAGGATGAAAAGGAGGAGGCAGAAATAAGGACTCCCATTATTGATCGCCCTGTACGTGAGCGCAAATCAGTTGAAAGGTTGGTGGCATCAATTGAAAGACATGCTGTGAAGGAATTCCAGATTGAAAAg GGCCGTGGTACTCCACTTAAGGATATACCCAATG TGGCATTCAAATTGTCAAGGAAAAAGGCTGATGACACCTTCAGGCTGCTTCATTCAATTATATTTGGAAGGAGAGGAAAG GCATTTCAGATTAAGAGCAACATATCCAGGTTTTCAGGTTTTGTGTGGCATGGAGATGAG gaaaaacaaaagaccAAAGTCAGAGAAAAAATTGACAAGTGTAATAAAGAGAAATTATTGGAATTGTGTGATGTGCTGGACATTCCTGTTGTGAAGGCTACCACAAGGAAG GAAGATATTGTTGGCAAGCTTATAGAATTTTTAATAGCTCCTCATGCTACAACTACTGTTCtcacagaaaaagaaaag TCGAGCAATGGTAAAAAGCGTAAACGGGCGGTAAAAGGAGAAATGTCAACTCCTGGAGACAATAGTTCAAAACATCCACCAAAG AGTCGtagaaaaaggggaaatacTGCAAGATCTGAGCTGACAAAAAATTCAAGTGATGAAGATGACGAgttagaagaaaaggaagcagaagaagaaaatgacaaggaaaatgagaatgaaatcACGGAAAAATCCGATGATGAAATGTCCGAGCAGCCAAAAAGTGAAGATATCAATGACCCAACTGATGAATCTGAggaagaaaaacccaaatctAGTTCAAAAAGTTCATCTAGAAAGAGGGGATCTGTAAGAAAAGCAAGAAGCAAGAAAGCTAGAGGCTCCAATAAATCTGATTCAGCAAAATTGACAGCAAAGAGGACATCGTCAAGTCTTGCTAAGGTTGATGATAGTGATGCTAGTCCAAAGGTATTCTCTAGGAAAAAGAATAGTGAAAAAGTAAGCAAGGCCTCAACTCCATCAAAATCTGCTGCCAAGGAGAAGCCTG GGAAAAAGATTATTAAAGGGAAGGACAAAACCAAGGAGGAGAAAACAAGGCCAAGCGACGATGAGCTCAGGGAAGCAATATGTGAAATTCTTAAAGTAGTCGACTTCACTACA GCCACCTTCACCGACATTCTGAAGCAACTTG CTCGGCAATTCAAGACAGATCTCACGCCCCAAAAGTCGTCGATAAAACTTATGATCCAAGAAGAGCTTACGAAACTGGCAGacgaagcagaagaagaagatggcaACGCCAACACCGAGAAGGATGGAAAACAGGTAGCTCAAGAGGTGGAAACATGA